In a genomic window of Mucilaginibacter sp. KACC 22063:
- the dnaA gene encoding chromosomal replication initiator protein DnaA, protein MEKTCTNVWNNCLQIIKDNIPAQSYKTWFEPIKALRIEGSVLTIQVPSLFFYEWLEEHYVGLLRKTIKKQLGEDGRLEYNIVVEQSSSSKPYTTNMPSNGNGAEAKNQSMPIPISINKDIKNPFVIPGLKKLHVDPQLNQNYTFENFVEGDCNRLARSAGYAVAAKPGGTSFNPLMIYGGVGLGKTHLAQAIGNEIKRTLPDKLVLYVSCEKFTQQFVDALKHNNINDFVNFYQAIDVLIMDDVHNFAGKEKTQDFFFHIFNHLHQSGRQLIITSDKAPKDLAGLEERLLSRFKWGLSADLQIPDLETRMAILKNKIYQDGIELSNDVIEYVAHNIDNNVRELEGAMVSLLAQSTLNRKEIDLNLAKQMLKNFVKNSTKEISMEYIQSLVCEYFEVPIDMLKSQTRKREIVQARQISMYLAKAHTKSSLKTIGHFFGGRDHSTVIYACQTVEDLIDTDKKFKGYVADIQKKLKMS, encoded by the coding sequence ATGGAAAAAACTTGTACTAACGTGTGGAATAACTGTCTTCAGATCATTAAAGACAATATACCGGCACAGAGCTATAAAACATGGTTCGAGCCTATAAAAGCTTTAAGGATTGAGGGGAGTGTATTAACCATACAGGTACCCAGTTTATTCTTTTATGAGTGGCTTGAAGAGCACTATGTTGGGTTGCTGCGTAAAACCATTAAAAAACAATTGGGTGAAGACGGACGTTTAGAATATAATATTGTTGTAGAACAATCGTCTTCAAGTAAGCCGTATACCACTAACATGCCATCAAATGGTAACGGCGCTGAAGCAAAGAATCAGTCAATGCCGATCCCGATTTCCATAAATAAGGACATTAAGAACCCGTTTGTAATACCTGGTTTAAAGAAACTGCATGTTGATCCGCAGTTGAACCAGAATTATACCTTCGAAAACTTTGTAGAGGGTGATTGCAACCGTCTTGCCCGCTCTGCAGGTTATGCGGTGGCCGCAAAACCGGGTGGTACTTCCTTCAATCCGTTAATGATATACGGCGGCGTAGGTTTGGGTAAAACCCACCTGGCACAGGCCATTGGTAACGAGATTAAACGCACCCTGCCTGATAAGTTGGTATTATATGTATCGTGCGAGAAGTTTACACAGCAATTTGTTGATGCTTTAAAGCATAATAATATAAATGACTTTGTTAATTTTTACCAGGCTATTGATGTACTGATCATGGATGATGTACACAACTTTGCAGGTAAAGAGAAAACACAGGACTTCTTCTTCCATATCTTCAATCACCTGCACCAGTCGGGCAGGCAGCTGATCATTACATCTGATAAAGCGCCTAAAGATTTAGCTGGTTTAGAGGAGCGTCTGTTATCCCGTTTCAAATGGGGGCTTTCTGCAGATTTGCAGATCCCTGATCTGGAGACACGTATGGCTATCCTCAAAAACAAAATCTACCAGGATGGTATCGAGTTATCAAATGATGTAATTGAATACGTTGCTCATAATATAGATAACAACGTACGCGAGCTGGAAGGTGCTATGGTATCATTGCTGGCACAGTCAACCCTTAACCGTAAGGAGATTGACCTGAACCTGGCTAAGCAGATGCTGAAGAACTTCGTGAAAAACTCTACCAAAGAGATTTCCATGGAGTATATACAAAGCCTGGTTTGCGAATACTTTGAGGTGCCGATTGATATGCTGAAATCACAAACCCGTAAACGCGAGATTGTACAGGCCCGTCAAATATCAATGTACCTGGCAAAAGCACATACAAAAAGTTCGCTTAAAACAATAGGCCATTTCTTTGGCGGCCGCGACCACTCAACCGTAATCTACGCCTGCCAAACAGTAGAAGACCTTATTGATACCGATAAGAAATTTAAAGGCTACGTAGCTGATATCCAAAAGAAACTGAAAATGTCTTAA
- a CDS encoding type I restriction endonuclease — protein sequence MMDFKDQILQLAARAEKMLPQIQTEEATKNALIMPFIQIMGYDVFNPFEVNPEFIADIGIKKGEKVDYAIMKDGEPAILIECKHHLENLDPHNSQLFRYFHTTSAKFGLLSNGMVYRFYTDLVDKNKMDSTPFFEFKLSEIKDTEILELKKFHKSYFDVENITNTASELKYLNELKALLTREINAPSENFVAFFTKQVYPGAITAKVKEQFTPIIKKSFNQLISETISDRLKSALNQEKEKDEQEAVKIEENPESSLANIVTTDEELEGFLIVKSILRQFVDHRRIVYRDAQSYFAILLDDNNRKTICRLYLNNKKYLVVLDENKKEVKYEIQSIDEIFNYSEPLIDSIKRLEKKA from the coding sequence ATGATGGATTTTAAAGATCAAATATTGCAGCTGGCAGCACGTGCCGAAAAAATGCTGCCACAAATTCAAACTGAGGAAGCAACCAAGAATGCATTAATTATGCCTTTTATTCAAATAATGGGATATGATGTGTTTAATCCTTTTGAGGTTAATCCAGAATTTATTGCTGACATAGGAATAAAGAAGGGCGAAAAAGTTGATTATGCTATTATGAAAGATGGCGAGCCTGCTATCTTAATAGAGTGCAAGCACCACTTAGAAAACTTAGATCCACATAATTCACAGCTATTCCGATATTTTCACACGACTTCTGCTAAGTTTGGCTTACTGTCAAATGGCATGGTGTATCGTTTCTATACCGATTTAGTGGATAAGAATAAAATGGATTCGACACCATTTTTTGAATTTAAACTTTCCGAGATTAAAGACACTGAGATATTGGAACTAAAGAAGTTTCATAAATCTTATTTTGATGTTGAGAACATTACTAATACTGCAAGTGAATTAAAGTACCTTAATGAATTAAAAGCCCTGCTCACAAGAGAAATAAATGCGCCGTCAGAAAACTTTGTCGCTTTTTTCACTAAGCAAGTATATCCAGGAGCAATTACAGCAAAAGTTAAAGAGCAATTTACACCAATCATTAAAAAATCTTTTAACCAGCTAATAAGCGAAACTATTAGTGATAGACTAAAATCTGCCTTAAATCAAGAAAAAGAGAAAGATGAGCAGGAGGCAGTTAAAATTGAGGAGAATCCTGAAAGCTCATTAGCTAATATCGTTACCACCGATGAAGAGTTAGAAGGATTTCTAATTGTAAAATCAATTTTGAGGCAATTTGTTGATCACAGGAGAATTGTTTATAGAGATGCCCAATCCTATTTTGCTATTCTCTTAGATGACAACAACCGCAAAACCATTTGCCGACTTTATCTCAACAATAAAAAGTACTTGGTTGTACTTGACGAAAATAAAAAAGAAGTAAAATATGAAATACAATCAATTGACGAGATTTTTAACTATTCAGAACCTTTGATTGATTCTATTAAAAGGCTTGAAAAAAAAGCTTAA
- a CDS encoding NUDIX hydrolase: MRDLTWKKLSSTYVYKSAWATLRRDICEMPDGRIKNDYYVLEYPNWVNAVAITEEGKVVMVRQYRHAAEIVSLEIPGGVIDGDEAPEHAIKRELLEETGYEFDNIELLTAIYANPSTGNNVTYCYLAQGGKKVAGQSLDEHEEIIIEEYTIDELKQLLLSHQIPQALHCTTIFYALLKLGVL; this comes from the coding sequence ATGAGAGATTTAACCTGGAAAAAACTATCATCTACATACGTTTATAAAAGTGCATGGGCAACTTTACGCCGTGATATTTGCGAAATGCCCGATGGCCGCATCAAAAACGACTATTATGTATTAGAATATCCTAACTGGGTAAATGCCGTTGCCATAACCGAAGAAGGTAAAGTAGTGATGGTACGCCAATATCGTCATGCGGCAGAGATTGTTTCATTGGAAATACCCGGCGGTGTAATAGATGGCGATGAAGCACCCGAACATGCTATTAAACGTGAACTGTTAGAAGAAACAGGTTACGAATTTGACAATATAGAATTACTTACTGCTATATATGCCAATCCATCCACAGGTAATAACGTTACTTATTGCTACCTGGCACAAGGCGGTAAAAAAGTAGCAGGCCAATCACTGGATGAGCATGAGGAGATCATCATCGAAGAATACACCATTGATGAATTAAAACAACTGTTACTTAGCCACCAAATACCGCAGGCCTTACATTGCACTACGATTTTTTATGCGTTGTTAAAGTTGGGGGTATTGTAA
- a CDS encoding TPM domain-containing protein, which produces MFKKLLLVFGLLLTCTFAWSQDFPPKPNTLVADFTNTLSDGDKQQLENKLVAFNDSTSTQIAVVLIKSVGDYDIDEYGTMLGRNWGIGQKGKNNGILVLVALNDRKVTIQTGYGAEGALPDAITQQIIQQDIKPNFKQQDYYAGLDKATDDIMKYMKGEYKADPTAKKKKQKDGGSAGVIIIIIIVVLVLIFRKGGGGGGGHIIGSRGGASPLWWFLAGNMLGRGGSGGRDWGGFSGGGGGSSGGGGFGGFGGGSFGGGGSSGSW; this is translated from the coding sequence ATGTTCAAAAAATTATTGCTGGTTTTTGGCCTGCTGCTCACCTGCACCTTTGCATGGTCTCAGGACTTCCCTCCAAAACCAAACACTTTAGTAGCCGACTTTACCAATACTTTATCAGACGGAGACAAACAGCAGTTGGAAAATAAGCTGGTTGCCTTTAATGATTCAACCTCTACACAAATAGCGGTAGTACTTATTAAATCTGTCGGCGATTATGATATTGACGAATACGGAACCATGCTTGGCCGTAACTGGGGCATTGGCCAAAAAGGTAAAAACAACGGTATACTTGTACTGGTAGCCCTTAACGATCGCAAGGTAACTATACAAACCGGCTACGGTGCAGAAGGCGCATTGCCTGATGCGATTACGCAGCAGATCATACAACAGGATATCAAGCCTAATTTTAAACAGCAGGATTACTATGCAGGTTTGGATAAGGCAACTGATGATATAATGAAGTACATGAAAGGCGAGTACAAGGCCGACCCTACTGCTAAAAAGAAAAAACAGAAAGATGGGGGCAGCGCCGGTGTGATTATTATCATTATTATCGTAGTGCTTGTCCTGATTTTCCGCAAAGGCGGTGGTGGTGGCGGTGGCCATATTATTGGCAGCCGCGGAGGAGCCAGTCCACTATGGTGGTTTTTAGCCGGCAACATGCTTGGCCGTGGCGGTAGTGGCGGGCGTGACTGGGGAGGATTCTCTGGTGGCGGAGGTGGCAGCTCTGGCGGAGGCGGTTTCGGAGGCTTCGGCGGTGGTAGCTTCGGCGGTGGCGGCAGCAGCGGAAGCTGGTAG
- a CDS encoding TPM domain-containing protein, protein MAVFNDEEQLQIRSAVEAAEKNTSGELRVCIEKTCSEDVLDRAAKYFFELDMEKTKQRNGVLIYLATVDRKFAIIGDAGINSVVPADFWDATKEAMLNHFKKGDLVEGIVTGLTLAGQQLKKYFPYQSDDTNELSDDIAFMDGN, encoded by the coding sequence ATGGCAGTTTTTAATGACGAAGAACAGCTTCAGATACGCAGTGCCGTTGAAGCAGCTGAAAAAAATACATCGGGCGAACTCAGGGTATGTATTGAAAAAACATGCAGCGAAGATGTGCTTGACCGTGCCGCTAAATATTTCTTTGAGCTGGATATGGAAAAAACCAAACAGCGCAATGGTGTATTGATTTACCTGGCTACTGTCGACCGTAAGTTTGCCATTATTGGCGATGCGGGTATTAACTCCGTTGTACCCGCCGATTTTTGGGATGCAACCAAAGAAGCCATGCTGAACCACTTTAAAAAAGGCGACCTTGTTGAAGGTATTGTTACCGGGCTTACTTTAGCCGGGCAACAGCTTAAAAAATATTTCCCATACCAAAGCGATGACACAAACGAACTTTCGGACGATATCGCCTTTATGGATGGCAACTAA
- a CDS encoding LemA family protein: protein MKRLFTAILVVVAAMSLSSCSYNGIVRMDEDTKAKWGTVQSQYQRRADLIPNLVATVKGVANFEKSTLTAVTEARAKATSIQVDPTKLTPETVQKYQQAQGQLSTALGRLLVASENYPNLKANENFTALQAQLEGTENRISVARMDFNNSVQAYNSKIREFPANLTAKMFGFAPKGYFQAEANAQNAPKVEF from the coding sequence ATGAAAAGACTATTCACAGCAATATTGGTAGTGGTGGCAGCCATGTCATTAAGTTCATGCAGCTATAACGGCATTGTACGTATGGATGAAGATACTAAAGCCAAATGGGGAACCGTACAAAGCCAGTATCAGCGCCGTGCCGACCTTATCCCTAACCTTGTTGCTACTGTAAAAGGCGTAGCTAATTTTGAAAAAAGTACGCTAACGGCAGTAACCGAAGCCCGCGCAAAAGCAACTTCTATACAGGTTGACCCAACCAAGCTAACACCTGAAACTGTACAAAAATACCAACAGGCACAAGGCCAGCTAAGTACAGCTTTGGGCCGATTACTGGTAGCATCAGAAAACTATCCTAACCTAAAAGCTAATGAAAACTTTACAGCTTTACAGGCACAATTAGAAGGTACTGAAAACCGCATTAGCGTAGCACGTATGGATTTCAACAATTCGGTACAGGCATACAACAGCAAGATCCGAGAGTTCCCGGCTAACCTTACTGCCAAAATGTTCGGCTTTGCACCAAAAGGTTACTTCCAGGCAGAGGCTAACGCACAGAACGCACCGAAAGTAGAATTCTAA